A portion of the Planctomicrobium piriforme genome contains these proteins:
- a CDS encoding MraY family glycosyltransferase, which produces MLWFFCVCTVPAFLISWSATWLMRAWAPRWGLVDQPAARKVHTTPTPLGGGVAIYLGVVLPLLIAQVLVWWQTHSPGTLIWMPEALREHMPGVLLRAGQVWAIVGAGSLLMAMGLLDDRYGLSWKGRLAVQLLLATALVCGGIRGTLFVSQPIVGGVLTVIWIVVLINSLNFLDNMDGLCGGIGLVASLIFAWIMLQLTGEPRWLVGGGLLILAGSIAGFLWHNWTPARIFMGDAGSTFIGLMLATMTILGTFYEPNVTERHVLLAPLLILAVPLYDFATVIGIRLWNGKSPFQPDRNHFSHRLTDLGLSRRNAVLTVHFATLTTGLGAVLLYHVEDWDGAMLVVSLVLCLLVIVAILEQAGRFKKKSG; this is translated from the coding sequence ATGTTGTGGTTCTTTTGCGTCTGCACCGTGCCGGCCTTTCTGATCTCGTGGTCGGCCACCTGGCTGATGCGGGCCTGGGCGCCGCGTTGGGGCCTCGTCGACCAGCCGGCCGCGCGCAAAGTTCATACCACCCCCACCCCGCTGGGCGGCGGAGTCGCGATCTATCTCGGAGTGGTGCTGCCGCTGCTCATCGCGCAAGTGCTCGTGTGGTGGCAGACCCATTCGCCGGGCACTTTGATCTGGATGCCAGAGGCGCTGCGGGAACACATGCCAGGCGTGTTGCTACGAGCGGGCCAGGTCTGGGCCATCGTCGGGGCAGGTTCGCTGCTGATGGCGATGGGGCTGCTGGATGACCGTTACGGTCTGTCGTGGAAGGGCCGGCTGGCGGTGCAACTGCTGCTGGCGACGGCGCTCGTCTGCGGGGGAATTCGCGGCACGCTGTTCGTCTCGCAGCCGATCGTCGGGGGCGTGCTGACGGTCATCTGGATCGTCGTGCTGATTAACTCCCTGAACTTTCTCGACAACATGGACGGCCTGTGCGGCGGCATCGGGCTAGTCGCCTCGCTGATCTTCGCGTGGATCATGCTGCAGCTCACCGGAGAGCCCCGATGGCTTGTGGGCGGAGGCCTGTTGATTCTGGCAGGCTCGATTGCCGGGTTCTTGTGGCACAACTGGACGCCTGCGCGGATCTTCATGGGGGACGCCGGCAGCACATTCATCGGGCTGATGCTGGCAACGATGACGATCCTCGGGACGTTCTACGAGCCGAATGTGACCGAGCGACATGTGTTGCTCGCCCCGCTACTGATTCTCGCAGTGCCGCTCTACGACTTCGCGACGGTCATCGGCATTCGACTCTGGAACGGCAAAAGCCCGTTCCAGCCGGACCGCAATCACTTCTCGCACCGACTGACCGACCTGGGACTCAGCCGCCGCAACGCCGTGCTAACCGTGCATTTCGCGACACTGACCACCGGCCTGGGAGCCGTTTTGCTCTACCACGTCGAAGACTGGGACGGCGCGATGCTGGTGGTGTCACTGGTCCTCTGCCTGCTGGTGATCGTGGCGATCCTGGAACAGGCGGGAAGGTTTAAGAAGAAGAGTGGGTAG
- the csrA gene encoding carbon storage regulator CsrA, which produces MLVLSRHRDESIMIGDNIVITVVDIRGDKVRLGIQAPTEIPVHRQEVYEAIQRERTPQKPGDQAASASS; this is translated from the coding sequence ATGCTCGTGCTTTCGCGCCACCGAGATGAAAGTATCATGATCGGCGATAATATCGTCATCACGGTCGTCGATATACGGGGAGACAAAGTGCGTCTGGGGATTCAGGCGCCGACGGAGATCCCGGTGCATCGGCAGGAAGTGTATGAAGCGATTCAGCGGGAACGGACTCCGCAGAAACCAGGCGATCAGGCTGCATCGGCTTCGTCGTAA
- a CDS encoding PIN/TRAM domain-containing protein gives MLLLVIRALYILICVGALATFLFSSTAPPPVMQEYPVISFCLMTLFTMCVLLVDVLIPQKRVDIVSAVYFGLLIGVLLAYLFNLALRPLFATQDLFGKQGNGLYAAFSLLTLLILPYLCITFLLQTKDQFRLVIPYVEFSRELKGGRPLVLDSSALIDGRIADMVTTHIVDSEFVVPQFILQEVQDIADSHDKLRRGRGRRGLDVLKKLQQDPKVEIRVQETKPSAEKTVDQKLVEITRELNGRLVTNDVNLNKLASVQGVDVVNLNEVANALKPRFIPGEHVRIRIIKEGEGLGQGVGYLDDGTMVVVEQGNREIGREVDTVVTSVLQNSAGRMIFSRLAEAQV, from the coding sequence ATGCTGCTGCTTGTTATCCGGGCCCTTTACATTCTGATCTGCGTCGGAGCACTGGCCACGTTCCTGTTCAGCAGTACCGCTCCTCCGCCGGTCATGCAGGAGTACCCTGTCATCAGCTTCTGCCTGATGACTCTGTTCACCATGTGTGTACTGCTGGTCGATGTGCTGATTCCGCAGAAGCGGGTCGACATCGTTTCCGCCGTCTACTTCGGTCTGCTGATCGGCGTGCTGCTGGCGTACCTGTTCAACCTGGCTCTGCGTCCGCTGTTCGCGACCCAGGATTTGTTTGGAAAGCAGGGGAATGGTCTGTATGCCGCCTTCTCACTCCTCACGCTGCTGATTCTGCCCTACTTGTGCATCACCTTCCTGCTGCAGACCAAAGACCAGTTTCGCCTGGTCATTCCCTACGTCGAATTCTCGCGGGAACTCAAGGGGGGCCGTCCGCTCGTCCTCGATTCCAGCGCCCTCATTGACGGCCGCATCGCGGACATGGTGACGACCCATATTGTCGATTCCGAGTTTGTCGTCCCGCAATTCATATTACAGGAAGTGCAGGACATCGCCGACAGCCATGACAAGCTCCGTCGCGGTCGCGGCCGTCGCGGGCTCGATGTCCTCAAGAAGTTGCAGCAAGATCCCAAAGTCGAGATCCGCGTTCAGGAAACCAAGCCGTCTGCTGAGAAAACTGTCGATCAGAAGCTGGTCGAAATCACCCGCGAACTCAACGGTCGTCTGGTCACCAACGACGTCAATCTCAACAAGCTGGCCAGCGTCCAGGGGGTCGATGTCGTCAATCTCAACGAAGTCGCCAATGCTCTGAAGCCCCGCTTTATCCCAGGCGAACACGTTCGCATTCGGATCATCAAAGAAGGGGAAGGGCTCGGGCAGGGTGTCGGCTATCTCGACGACGGCACGATGGTGGTCGTCGAACAGGGGAACCGCGAAATCGGCCGCGAGGTCGACACCGTCGTCACCAGCGTCCTGCAGAACAGCGCCGGCCGCATGATCTTCTCGCGTCTTGCGGAGGCGCAAGTCTGA
- a CDS encoding sulfatase family protein, with protein sequence MSPKPGRLFRPVMFLLLLLVSGRIGLAEETRPNIVILFADDQGYADVGCFGAMGFQTPQLDKMASEGMKLTNFYVSQAVCGASRASLLTGCYANRIGMLGAPGPTSTHGINKNEVLISELCKSRGYATAMYGKWHLGHHQPFLPLQHGFDEYFGLPYSNDMWPFHPEIKKFPPLPLLGGNEVVNANVTSNEQIQLTTWYTERAVNFIQSHREQPFFLYVAYAMPHVPLHVSEKFSGKSERGLYGDVIMEIDWSVGEILKTLDETDASRKTLVVYTSDNGPWLSYGNHAGSAGPLREGKGTSWEGGVREPCIVRWPGRVPAGAVCEEVAATIDLLPTIAGLIGAPLPEHPIDGKDIWPLLSDVADAKSPHEYYLFYYDERLEAIRSGDWKLHFPHNYRSLTGEPGSDGRPGGYSQQHTDLALYNLKDDIGEQRNVAADYPEIVERLQSHADAAREELGDSAFKKTGRGYRPPGQLEKPNVK encoded by the coding sequence ATGTCCCCGAAGCCCGGACGGCTCTTCCGACCAGTGATGTTCCTTCTGCTCCTGCTGGTTTCTGGCCGCATTGGGTTAGCGGAGGAAACCAGGCCCAACATCGTGATTCTCTTCGCCGACGATCAGGGCTACGCGGACGTCGGCTGTTTCGGCGCGATGGGATTTCAGACTCCTCAACTGGACAAAATGGCGTCCGAGGGGATGAAGCTGACCAACTTCTACGTTTCTCAAGCGGTCTGTGGAGCGTCACGCGCCTCCTTGTTGACAGGCTGCTACGCCAACCGCATCGGCATGTTGGGAGCTCCGGGACCGACTTCGACTCACGGAATCAACAAGAACGAAGTCCTGATTTCGGAACTCTGCAAGAGTCGAGGCTACGCGACGGCCATGTACGGCAAATGGCACCTGGGACATCACCAACCGTTCCTGCCGCTGCAGCATGGTTTCGACGAATACTTCGGTCTCCCGTATTCCAACGACATGTGGCCCTTCCATCCGGAAATCAAAAAGTTCCCGCCACTGCCGCTCTTGGGAGGCAACGAAGTCGTCAACGCGAATGTGACTTCCAATGAGCAGATTCAGTTGACCACCTGGTATACCGAGCGCGCGGTCAACTTCATCCAGTCGCATCGTGAACAGCCGTTTTTTCTGTACGTCGCGTATGCCATGCCGCATGTGCCGCTGCATGTTTCCGAGAAGTTCTCCGGGAAGAGCGAGCGCGGGCTCTACGGCGACGTGATCATGGAGATCGACTGGAGCGTCGGCGAAATTCTGAAAACTCTCGACGAGACGGACGCCAGTCGGAAGACTCTCGTCGTGTACACGTCTGACAATGGCCCCTGGCTCAGCTACGGAAATCATGCCGGCTCGGCCGGTCCATTGCGCGAGGGAAAGGGCACGTCGTGGGAAGGGGGAGTGCGCGAACCCTGCATTGTTCGCTGGCCCGGACGAGTGCCCGCCGGCGCTGTCTGCGAAGAAGTCGCCGCCACAATTGATCTCCTGCCCACCATCGCCGGTCTGATCGGCGCACCGCTCCCGGAGCATCCCATCGATGGGAAAGACATCTGGCCGCTGCTCTCTGATGTCGCGGATGCGAAATCCCCGCATGAGTATTACCTGTTCTATTACGATGAGCGGCTGGAAGCGATTCGTTCTGGCGACTGGAAGCTGCATTTTCCCCACAACTACCGCTCACTGACCGGCGAGCCAGGTAGCGACGGTCGGCCAGGCGGTTACTCTCAACAACACACTGATCTGGCGCTCTACAATCTCAAGGACGACATCGGCGAGCAGCGCAACGTCGCCGCTGATTATCCCGAAATTGTCGAGCGATTGCAGAGTCATGCTGACGCCGCCCGTGAAGAATTGGGTGACAGTGCCTTCAAGAAAACCGGACGCGGCTACCGTCCCCCTGGCCAGTTGGAAAAGCCGAATGTGAAGTAG
- a CDS encoding prenyltransferase/squalene oxidase repeat-containing protein, translating to MTQLPAHERIERAWQTVRDELLSRRGAHKHWTGQLSTSALSTATAVMALEQVRRQSDPKTFAWQTLIDRGLQWLAAHQNADGGWGDTVKSISNISTTMLGHATFVAAGNPTRDGAVIERAACYVESAGGVPALVKRYGKDKTFSVPILTHCALAGLVDWQQVSPLPFELACIPARFYAAVQLPVVSYALPALIAIGQVRHHFQRPANSLLAAIRDSSIPRSLRVLERIQPATGGFLEATPLTSFVTMSLAAKGLAQHPVAVRGCQFIVASVLPDGSWPIDTNLATWVTTLSVNALQSDLPSGDRAPVLNWLLNQQYTQVHPFTNASPGGWAWTDLPGGVPDADDTPGALLALLQLSDSELDERTARALERGTEWLRDLQNRDGGWPTFCRGWGTLPFDRSSCDITAHCLRALHRIQSRMPLGNWFKKTMERGFRFLETQQQPDGSWLPLWFGNQYAPDDINPVYGTAKVLAAYRDVKSFSAPQAQSALHWLQSVQNEDGGWGGTRGCPSSVEETSLALEVLTDAAGAQASVARGLNWLVTAVEQGRIAEPAPIGFYFAKLWYFEDLYPWIFAASALRRCRAQSSAG from the coding sequence ATGACTCAATTGCCAGCCCACGAACGGATTGAACGAGCCTGGCAAACCGTCCGTGACGAATTGCTTTCCCGTCGCGGAGCCCACAAGCACTGGACCGGTCAGCTCTCGACCTCGGCTCTCTCCACCGCCACCGCCGTCATGGCCCTGGAACAGGTGCGCCGTCAGTCCGATCCCAAGACCTTTGCCTGGCAGACGCTGATCGATCGCGGCCTGCAATGGCTGGCCGCACATCAGAACGCCGACGGTGGCTGGGGCGACACCGTCAAGAGCATCAGCAATATCTCGACCACGATGCTCGGGCACGCGACCTTTGTCGCCGCCGGAAATCCGACGCGCGATGGAGCCGTCATCGAACGTGCCGCGTGCTACGTCGAATCAGCCGGCGGCGTCCCCGCTCTTGTCAAACGCTATGGGAAAGACAAGACATTCTCGGTCCCCATTCTCACCCACTGCGCCCTGGCCGGACTTGTTGACTGGCAACAGGTATCCCCGCTGCCGTTCGAACTCGCCTGTATTCCCGCCCGGTTTTATGCAGCGGTACAACTCCCGGTTGTCAGCTACGCCCTTCCGGCGCTGATTGCCATCGGTCAGGTGCGGCATCATTTTCAACGTCCAGCGAATTCATTGCTGGCCGCTATTCGAGATTCCAGTATTCCCCGCAGCCTGCGCGTGCTGGAACGTATTCAGCCTGCCACTGGCGGGTTCCTCGAAGCGACTCCCCTCACCAGTTTCGTGACGATGAGCCTCGCGGCAAAGGGGCTGGCCCAGCATCCTGTCGCCGTTCGCGGCTGTCAGTTCATCGTGGCGTCCGTCCTGCCTGACGGCAGTTGGCCGATCGACACCAATCTCGCCACCTGGGTGACGACACTGTCGGTTAATGCCCTGCAGTCTGATCTCCCCTCCGGCGACCGTGCACCCGTCCTCAACTGGCTGTTGAACCAACAGTACACGCAGGTACATCCCTTCACGAACGCCTCCCCCGGCGGCTGGGCCTGGACGGATCTCCCCGGCGGCGTCCCTGATGCCGACGACACCCCCGGCGCGCTCCTCGCTTTACTGCAATTGAGCGATTCGGAACTCGACGAACGCACCGCCCGCGCACTCGAACGGGGTACGGAATGGCTCCGCGACCTGCAGAATCGCGACGGCGGCTGGCCGACATTCTGCCGTGGCTGGGGAACGCTCCCCTTCGACCGCAGTTCGTGCGACATCACCGCACACTGTCTCCGCGCACTGCATCGCATTCAGTCGCGAATGCCCCTCGGGAACTGGTTCAAAAAAACGATGGAACGCGGGTTCCGCTTTTTGGAGACCCAGCAACAGCCAGACGGCTCCTGGCTCCCGTTGTGGTTTGGCAATCAATACGCTCCGGATGACATCAATCCCGTCTATGGAACCGCGAAGGTCTTGGCCGCTTACCGCGATGTGAAGAGTTTCTCCGCCCCGCAGGCCCAGTCGGCTCTGCACTGGCTGCAATCGGTGCAGAACGAAGACGGGGGTTGGGGAGGAACGCGGGGGTGCCCGTCGTCGGTGGAAGAAACGTCTCTCGCGCTCGAAGTCCTGACTGACGCGGCAGGTGCGCAAGCGTCTGTCGCCCGCGGATTGAACTGGCTCGTTACCGCAGTGGAGCAGGGACGGATCGCCGAACCGGCTCCCATTGGTTTCTATTTCGCCAAATTATGGTACTTTGAAGACCTGTATCCGTGGATTTTTGCGGCGAGCGCGCTGCGCCGTTGCCGGGCACAATCTTCGGCAGGGTGA